The Mycolicibacterium mageritense genome contains a region encoding:
- the fabG gene encoding 3-oxoacyl-ACP reductase FabG has protein sequence MIVLRQSLRDRKLGDQVSLLTGQTAVVTGGAQGLGLAIAKRFIDEGARVVLGDLNLEATEAAAKELGGSEVATAVRCDVTSAAEVEALVQAAVERFGGLDIMVNNAGITRDATLRKMTEEQFDQVIAVHLKGTWNGTKSAAAIMRENKRGAIVNMSSISGKVGLVGQTNYSAAKAGIVGMTKASAKELAHLGVRVNAIQPGLIRSAMTEAMPQRIWDQKLAEIPMGRAGEPDEVAKVALFLASDLSSYMTGTVLEVTGGRHV, from the coding sequence ATGATCGTGCTCAGACAGAGCCTCCGGGATCGAAAGTTGGGTGATCAGGTGTCGTTGCTGACCGGTCAGACTGCAGTGGTGACAGGCGGTGCCCAGGGTCTGGGCCTGGCCATCGCCAAGCGCTTCATCGACGAGGGCGCCCGGGTGGTGCTCGGCGACCTCAACCTGGAGGCCACGGAGGCGGCCGCGAAAGAACTCGGCGGGTCCGAAGTAGCGACGGCGGTGCGCTGCGACGTGACCTCGGCCGCCGAGGTCGAGGCGCTCGTGCAGGCCGCGGTCGAGCGGTTCGGAGGGTTGGACATCATGGTGAACAACGCAGGCATCACGCGTGACGCGACCTTGCGCAAGATGACCGAGGAGCAGTTCGATCAGGTCATCGCGGTGCACCTGAAGGGCACCTGGAACGGCACCAAATCGGCCGCGGCGATCATGCGCGAGAACAAGCGCGGCGCGATCGTGAACATGTCTTCGATCTCGGGCAAGGTCGGCCTGGTCGGCCAGACCAACTATTCGGCGGCCAAGGCCGGCATCGTCGGCATGACCAAGGCGTCTGCCAAGGAACTCGCGCACCTCGGCGTGCGGGTCAACGCGATTCAGCCCGGCCTGATCCGATCGGCCATGACAGAGGCCATGCCGCAGCGGATTTGGGATCAGAAGCTGGCCGAGATCCCGATGGGCCGCGCCGGCGAGCCCGACGAGGTGGCCAAGGTGGCACTGTTCCTGGCCAGCGATCTGTCGTCGTACATGACCGGCACCGTGCTCGAGGTGACCGGCGGTCGGCACGTATGA
- a CDS encoding acetyl-CoA C-acetyltransferase, with translation MTRDAVICEPVRTPIGRYGGMFASLTAVELGVAALKGLLERTGVAPEQVQDVILGHCYPNSEAPAIGRVVALDAGLPVTVPGMQVDRRCGSGLQAVIQACLQVRSGDNDLVVAGGAESMSNVAFYSTDMRWGGARSGVQIHDGLARGRTTAGGQFYPVPGGMLETAENLRREYGITRVEQDELAVRSHRSAVAAQESGVLAEEIIPVTVRSREGDTVIDTDEHPRADTTVEALAKLKPVLLKQDPEATVTAGNSSGQNDAASMCIVTTPEKAAELGLRPLVRMVSWGSAGVAPNVMGIGPVPATEVALAKADLQLSDIDLIELNEAFAAQALAVMKEWKFGEADFERTNVRGSGISLGHPVGATGGRMLATLARELDRRQVRYGLETMCIGGGQGLAAVFERVS, from the coding sequence ATGACCCGCGACGCGGTCATCTGCGAACCGGTCCGCACCCCCATCGGCCGCTACGGCGGCATGTTCGCGTCGCTGACCGCCGTCGAGCTCGGTGTCGCCGCGCTCAAGGGCCTGCTGGAACGCACCGGGGTGGCGCCCGAGCAGGTGCAGGACGTGATTCTCGGACACTGCTATCCCAACAGTGAAGCCCCGGCCATCGGTCGCGTCGTCGCGCTCGACGCCGGCCTACCGGTGACAGTTCCCGGGATGCAGGTCGACCGCCGGTGCGGCTCCGGGTTGCAGGCGGTGATCCAGGCGTGCCTGCAGGTGCGCAGCGGAGACAACGATCTCGTGGTGGCCGGCGGCGCCGAGAGCATGAGCAACGTGGCGTTCTACTCCACCGACATGCGGTGGGGCGGGGCCCGCAGCGGCGTGCAGATCCACGACGGGCTGGCACGTGGCCGCACCACCGCCGGTGGGCAGTTCTACCCCGTGCCGGGCGGAATGCTGGAGACCGCCGAGAACCTGCGCCGCGAGTACGGCATCACCCGGGTCGAGCAGGACGAGCTCGCGGTGCGCTCACATCGCAGCGCGGTGGCGGCCCAGGAGTCCGGGGTGCTGGCCGAGGAGATCATCCCGGTCACCGTCCGCTCACGTGAGGGCGACACGGTGATCGACACCGATGAGCATCCGCGTGCCGACACCACGGTCGAGGCCCTGGCCAAGCTCAAACCCGTTCTGCTCAAGCAGGATCCGGAAGCCACTGTGACCGCGGGCAACTCCAGCGGCCAGAACGACGCCGCATCGATGTGCATCGTGACCACTCCGGAGAAGGCTGCCGAGCTGGGCCTGCGGCCGCTCGTGCGCATGGTGTCGTGGGGATCGGCGGGCGTCGCGCCCAACGTCATGGGCATCGGACCGGTGCCTGCCACCGAGGTGGCCCTGGCCAAGGCCGATCTGCAACTGAGCGACATCGACCTGATCGAGCTCAACGAGGCGTTCGCGGCGCAGGCGCTGGCCGTGATGAAGGAGTGGAAGTTCGGCGAGGCCGACTTCGAGCGCACCAACGTCCGAGGCTCCGGGATCTCGCTGGGGCATCCGGTCGGCGCGACCGGCGGGCGGATGCTCGCCACGTTGGCCCGGGAACTGGATCGGCGCCAGGTCCGCTACGGGCTGGAGACCATGTGCATCGGCGGTGGCCAGGGACTGGCCGCAGTGTTCGAGAGGGTGTCATGA
- a CDS encoding acyl-CoA dehydrogenase family protein: MTRLAQTLGLTEFQTEIVSTVRQFVDKEVIPTAQELEHSDTYPQAIVDQMKDMGLFGLMIPEEYGGLGESLLTYALCVEELARGWMSVSGVINTHFIVAYMIRQHGTDAQKRNFLPRMATGETRGAFSMSEPELGSDVAAIRTRAVKQPDGDYTIDGQKMWLTNGGSSTLVAALVRTDEGADKPHRNLTAFLVEKPTGFGEVVPGLTIPGKLDKLGYKGIDTTELIFDGYRASADDVLGGVTGQGFFQMMDGVEVGRVNVSARACGVGIRAFELAVRYAQQRETFGKPIAEHQAVAFQLAEMATKVEAAHLMMVNAARLKDSGERNDVAAGMAKYLASEFCSEVTQQSFRIHGGYGYSKEYEIERLMRDAPFLLIGEGTSEIQKNIISKRLLSDYRV; encoded by the coding sequence ATGACCAGACTCGCGCAGACCCTGGGGCTCACCGAGTTCCAGACCGAGATCGTCTCGACCGTACGGCAATTCGTCGACAAGGAGGTGATCCCGACCGCCCAGGAGCTGGAGCATTCCGACACCTACCCGCAGGCCATCGTCGACCAGATGAAGGACATGGGCCTGTTCGGCTTGATGATCCCCGAGGAGTACGGCGGGCTCGGCGAATCGCTGCTGACGTACGCGCTGTGCGTCGAGGAACTGGCTCGTGGCTGGATGAGCGTGTCCGGCGTGATCAACACCCACTTCATCGTCGCGTACATGATCCGTCAGCACGGCACCGACGCCCAGAAGCGGAACTTTCTGCCGCGCATGGCAACTGGCGAGACCCGAGGTGCGTTCTCGATGTCGGAGCCTGAACTGGGCTCGGATGTGGCCGCCATCCGGACCCGCGCCGTCAAGCAGCCGGATGGGGACTACACGATCGACGGTCAGAAGATGTGGCTGACCAACGGCGGCAGTTCCACCTTGGTGGCCGCGCTGGTGCGCACCGATGAGGGGGCCGACAAGCCACATCGCAATTTGACGGCATTCCTGGTTGAAAAGCCCACGGGCTTCGGCGAAGTCGTGCCCGGGCTGACCATTCCCGGCAAGCTGGACAAGCTGGGCTACAAGGGCATCGACACCACCGAGCTGATCTTCGACGGCTACCGCGCCAGCGCCGACGACGTGCTCGGCGGCGTCACCGGCCAGGGCTTCTTCCAGATGATGGACGGTGTCGAGGTCGGACGCGTGAATGTGTCTGCGCGCGCCTGTGGGGTGGGCATCCGTGCGTTCGAACTGGCGGTGCGCTACGCCCAGCAACGCGAGACCTTCGGCAAGCCGATCGCCGAACACCAGGCCGTGGCGTTCCAATTGGCCGAGATGGCAACCAAAGTCGAGGCTGCCCATCTGATGATGGTCAACGCAGCCCGGCTCAAGGACTCCGGTGAGCGCAACGACGTCGCGGCCGGTATGGCGAAGTACCTGGCCAGCGAGTTCTGTTCGGAGGTCACCCAGCAGAGCTTCCGGATCCACGGTGGGTACGGCTACTCCAAGGAGTACGAGATCGAGCGGCTGATGCGCGACGCTCCATTCCTGCTGATCGGTGAGGGCACGAGCGAGATCCAGAAGAACATCATCAGCAAGCGTCTCTTGTCCGACTATCGGGTCTGA
- a CDS encoding GntR family transcriptional regulator has protein sequence MSIPDFAARPQLAEDVARLIRRRIFDGTYPAGNYIRLEQLAAELGISVTPVREALFGLRAEGLLTQQPRRGFVVLPVTRRDIEDVAGVQAHIGGQLACRAADQITDAQLAELERIQQQLEQAYAHGDHDGAVRLNHAFHRGVNRAAESPKLAQLMSQITRYALESVYPTVEGWPEQSTHHHRQILAALKARDGQLARDAMAEHLCAASKPLTDHLARLGVLE, from the coding sequence GTGTCCATACCCGATTTCGCCGCCCGGCCACAGCTGGCCGAGGATGTCGCGCGACTGATCCGGCGACGGATCTTCGATGGCACGTATCCGGCGGGCAACTACATCCGCCTCGAGCAGCTTGCCGCCGAACTGGGCATCAGCGTCACGCCGGTACGCGAGGCGTTGTTCGGGTTGCGCGCGGAGGGGCTGCTCACCCAGCAGCCGCGTCGCGGTTTCGTGGTGCTGCCCGTGACCCGGCGTGACATCGAGGATGTGGCGGGCGTGCAGGCGCACATCGGCGGACAGCTGGCCTGCCGCGCGGCCGACCAGATCACCGATGCGCAGCTGGCCGAGCTCGAGCGCATCCAGCAGCAACTCGAACAGGCATACGCTCACGGTGACCACGACGGAGCCGTCCGGCTCAACCATGCGTTTCACCGCGGGGTCAACCGGGCCGCCGAGTCACCGAAACTCGCACAGCTGATGTCCCAGATCACCCGGTACGCACTGGAATCGGTGTATCCGACGGTCGAAGGCTGGCCCGAGCAGTCGACGCATCATCACCGCCAGATCCTGGCGGCGCTCAAGGCGAGGGACGGGCAACTGGCGCGCGATGCCATGGCCGAACACCTGTGTGCGGCTTCGAAGCCGCTGACCGATCACCTCGCGCGGCTGGGTGTGTTGGAGTAG
- a CDS encoding IclR family transcriptional regulator, whose product MAGVDSLAEENGDARPSASVLLNGLRVLESFSITEPVLGVTEIARKVDLHKSSVSRILATLEKAGYVERDNSTGRFRLGLGLIALTGPLLANLDVRRVAQPELEELTRRTGETSALMVWNGHESVVVEQVQSPQQVKHTASVGTRYDTYQSSSVQVFLSEMPRAEVQRLFDRRLLVGPDDTQAVHAYLEELDRARDQGYAVNDGRTSIEEVGICAPVHDHRGVLVAAILLSAPRFRVPPTMLEPIGRTVAETARHVSQRLGGGTSSPSS is encoded by the coding sequence GTGGCTGGCGTTGATTCACTCGCGGAGGAGAACGGCGACGCCAGGCCGTCGGCATCAGTGTTGCTCAACGGGCTTCGCGTGCTCGAGTCATTCTCGATCACTGAGCCCGTACTGGGAGTCACCGAGATCGCACGGAAGGTGGACCTCCACAAGAGCAGCGTGTCCCGGATCCTTGCCACGCTGGAGAAGGCCGGTTACGTCGAGCGCGACAACAGCACCGGCCGCTTCCGGCTGGGTCTTGGGCTGATCGCACTGACCGGTCCCCTGCTGGCGAACCTCGACGTGCGCCGTGTGGCACAGCCCGAGCTGGAGGAACTCACCCGGCGCACCGGCGAGACCAGCGCACTCATGGTGTGGAACGGGCACGAGTCTGTGGTCGTCGAACAGGTGCAAAGCCCCCAGCAGGTCAAACACACGGCGTCCGTCGGCACCCGATACGACACCTACCAAAGCTCCTCAGTCCAGGTTTTTCTGTCAGAGATGCCTCGGGCCGAGGTGCAGCGGCTGTTCGACCGACGCCTCCTCGTCGGACCGGACGACACACAAGCAGTCCATGCATATCTCGAAGAGTTGGACAGGGCCCGTGACCAGGGTTACGCGGTCAACGACGGCCGCACCTCGATCGAGGAGGTCGGTATCTGCGCACCCGTCCATGATCATCGCGGTGTGCTCGTCGCGGCAATTCTCCTGTCAGCTCCCCGGTTTCGAGTTCCCCCCACCATGCTCGAACCGATCGGCCGCACCGTCGCCGAAACTGCCCGGCATGTCTCGCAGCGCCTGGGTGGCGGAACATCCAGCCCGAGCAGCTGA
- a CDS encoding M24 family metallopeptidase, with translation MNLERMKQIPNGDKVVPTFSAEEMERRLTALRKQMITDDLEAVVFTSYHNINYYSDFLYTAFGRPYALVVTQYGSTTVTANIDAGMPWRRTFGDNVVYTDWQRDNFEYSVAQVLAKHGISKGRLGIENDHINPDLLARISTVLPDLQPTDVAAATMRLRMIKSPEEIELIKHGARIGDLGGTAVRDAITEGIPEYEVAIAGSNAMIREIARTFPHAELRDTWVWFQSGINTDGAHNWATSRQVQRGDILSLNCFPMIAGYYTALERTLFYGEPSAEHLRFWEINVEVHRRGLELIKPGAVCKEIAAELNEIYQGYGLLPNRTFGYGHSFGVLSHYYGREAGLELREDIETVLEPGMVVSMEPMIMIPEGRAGAGGYREHDILVVGEDGAENITKFPFGPEHNIIGV, from the coding sequence ATGAACCTCGAGCGTATGAAGCAGATCCCCAACGGGGACAAGGTCGTTCCCACCTTCAGTGCAGAGGAGATGGAGCGCCGCCTGACCGCATTGCGCAAGCAGATGATCACCGACGACCTTGAAGCGGTGGTGTTCACCAGCTACCACAACATCAACTACTACTCCGACTTTCTCTACACCGCATTCGGCCGGCCCTACGCATTGGTGGTGACCCAATACGGCTCCACCACGGTCACTGCCAACATCGATGCGGGCATGCCCTGGCGGCGTACGTTCGGTGACAACGTCGTCTACACAGACTGGCAGCGCGACAATTTCGAGTACTCGGTCGCGCAAGTGCTTGCCAAGCACGGCATCAGCAAGGGCCGGCTCGGTATCGAAAACGACCACATCAACCCCGATCTGCTCGCTCGTATCAGCACCGTACTGCCCGACCTGCAGCCCACCGATGTGGCCGCCGCAACCATGCGGCTGCGCATGATCAAGTCACCCGAAGAGATCGAACTGATCAAGCACGGAGCCCGGATCGGCGACCTCGGAGGTACAGCCGTTCGTGACGCGATCACCGAGGGCATACCGGAGTACGAGGTGGCGATCGCCGGCTCGAACGCGATGATCCGCGAGATCGCCCGCACATTCCCGCACGCCGAACTGCGGGACACGTGGGTGTGGTTCCAGTCCGGCATCAACACCGACGGCGCCCACAACTGGGCCACGAGCCGCCAGGTGCAGCGTGGAGACATCCTGTCGCTCAACTGTTTTCCGATGATCGCCGGCTACTACACCGCTCTCGAGCGGACGCTGTTCTACGGCGAACCGTCAGCAGAACACCTACGGTTCTGGGAGATCAACGTGGAGGTGCACCGTCGAGGCCTGGAGTTGATCAAGCCTGGTGCCGTCTGCAAGGAAATCGCCGCCGAACTCAACGAGATCTACCAGGGTTACGGTCTGCTGCCGAACCGGACATTCGGATACGGGCATTCGTTCGGCGTGCTCTCCCATTACTACGGACGCGAAGCCGGTCTGGAGTTGCGGGAAGACATCGAAACGGTTCTCGAACCGGGCATGGTGGTGTCGATGGAACCGATGATCATGATCCCTGAGGGTCGGGCCGGCGCGGGCGGATACCGTGAACACGATATTCTCGTTGTCGGCGAAGACGGGGCAGAGAACATCACCAAGTTTCCGTTCGGCCCGGAACACAACATCATCGGCGTGTGA
- a CDS encoding MFS transporter gives MINHPQSPAGHAAGTSTEAGRAGTPGSGDRVLTKVVTASFIGNFVEWFDYAVYGYLAVVIARVFFPESSPTTGLLATYGVFAISFIIRPVGGLFWGHYGDKVGRRNALSVSILVMSTATFCIALIPGFHQIGFAAPVLLLVTRMVQGFSASGEYAGASAFLAEYAPDRRRGLLTSVVPASTAAGLLFGSLLAALLTALLSTEQLDSWGWRLPFLLAAPLGLIGRYIRFRLEDTPKFREMERNINVESNTPLSILFTGHRRAIVIAFGATCLNAVAFYLLLSYMPTYLSEQLAIDETDSFIITSVTLACYVVFIFGMGALSDRFGRKRVLIAASICFAVGTVPLFSTLGAVGVVGIALIQIVLAAFLTMNDGTLPTFLAEIFPTRVRYSGFAFSFNTANALFGGTAPFVATLLITLTGSNLAPAWYLVAAALVAMAAMLAARETARERLAD, from the coding sequence GTGATCAACCACCCCCAATCACCTGCCGGGCACGCGGCGGGCACGTCGACTGAGGCCGGTCGGGCCGGCACGCCCGGATCCGGTGACCGCGTGCTGACGAAAGTCGTCACAGCGAGCTTTATCGGCAATTTCGTCGAATGGTTCGACTACGCGGTCTACGGCTACCTGGCGGTCGTGATCGCACGGGTGTTCTTTCCCGAAAGCTCTCCGACCACCGGACTACTGGCCACCTACGGCGTCTTCGCGATCTCGTTCATCATCCGGCCAGTCGGTGGATTGTTCTGGGGTCACTACGGCGACAAGGTCGGTCGACGCAACGCACTCTCGGTGTCGATCCTTGTCATGTCGACCGCGACCTTCTGCATCGCGCTGATTCCCGGATTCCATCAGATCGGCTTCGCCGCACCCGTCCTGCTGTTGGTGACCCGCATGGTGCAAGGTTTCTCCGCCTCAGGTGAGTACGCCGGAGCGTCCGCGTTCCTCGCCGAGTACGCCCCTGACCGCAGGCGGGGACTACTGACGAGCGTGGTACCCGCCTCCACCGCCGCCGGGCTGCTTTTCGGATCGCTGCTGGCAGCCCTGCTCACGGCGCTGCTGTCCACAGAGCAGCTCGACTCTTGGGGGTGGCGCCTGCCATTCCTGCTCGCCGCACCGCTGGGCCTGATCGGCCGCTATATCCGCTTCCGCCTCGAGGACACCCCGAAATTCCGGGAAATGGAACGCAACATCAATGTCGAGTCCAACACCCCACTGTCGATCCTGTTCACCGGTCACCGCCGCGCGATCGTTATCGCATTCGGCGCGACGTGCCTGAACGCGGTCGCGTTCTACCTGCTCCTGAGCTACATGCCCACGTATTTGTCGGAACAACTGGCCATCGACGAAACCGATTCGTTCATCATCACTTCGGTCACCTTGGCCTGCTACGTCGTCTTCATCTTCGGCATGGGTGCACTGTCGGACCGGTTCGGGCGCAAGAGAGTCTTGATCGCCGCGTCGATCTGCTTCGCGGTTGGCACCGTACCGTTGTTCAGCACCCTCGGCGCGGTGGGCGTCGTCGGGATTGCACTCATTCAGATCGTGCTCGCGGCGTTCCTGACGATGAACGACGGCACCCTGCCCACATTTCTCGCCGAGATCTTCCCGACTCGGGTTCGCTACAGCGGCTTCGCCTTCAGCTTCAACACCGCCAACGCACTATTCGGTGGAACCGCGCCGTTCGTTGCGACACTGCTGATCACACTCACGGGCAGCAATCTCGCTCCCGCGTGGTATCTCGTCGCGGCCGCACTGGTTGCGATGGCCGCCATGCTCGCGGCACGAGAGACCGCGCGCGAACGCCTCGCCGACTGA
- a CDS encoding purine-cytosine permease family protein gives MSVTVPQTDIHQIEEVLQPIPESVRTTRVSGQFWIWAGANIAPINWVLGALGIGLGLGLRDTLIVLIVGNAVGMGLFGVFVLIGQQTGVTGMVLSRAAFGRRGAYLPAAIQATLAVGWCAVNTWIILDLVMALLGKLGVVDPEAPNIAAKIMVAATIMAIQVTIAWFGYRTIAAFERWTVPPTLAVLILMSIVAWFHLDIDWSYAGAAGQVLQGGERVAAMSAVMTVIGIGWGITWFTYAADYSRFVSTTVPRRNLYLASALGQFIPVVWLGVLGASLATTNGSVDPGRLIVDNYGALALPVLFLVIHGPIATNILNIYTFSVATQALDVKVHRRKLNLFVGVFALAAVIFFIFQSSLATVLSTWLGAIVAWIASWAGIMLVHYFVIANRQLDAQRLFDPIGSRRLPDVNWATMVCFAAGIAATWMFMYGPAEVMQGFGSRALGGLDLSWLAGGVVAAAAYAALGPMAYRSYRAVPR, from the coding sequence GTGAGCGTGACCGTGCCGCAAACCGACATCCATCAGATCGAGGAGGTGCTGCAGCCGATTCCTGAATCGGTCCGTACCACAAGAGTTTCAGGCCAGTTCTGGATCTGGGCAGGCGCCAACATCGCGCCGATCAACTGGGTTCTCGGTGCCTTGGGCATCGGTCTCGGACTCGGGCTGCGCGACACTCTCATCGTCCTGATCGTCGGAAATGCCGTAGGGATGGGGCTGTTCGGCGTCTTCGTTCTCATCGGCCAGCAGACGGGGGTAACCGGCATGGTGCTCTCCCGGGCCGCCTTCGGGCGTCGCGGTGCCTATCTGCCCGCCGCGATCCAGGCAACGCTGGCCGTCGGCTGGTGCGCGGTCAACACCTGGATCATCCTCGACCTCGTCATGGCGCTGCTGGGCAAGCTCGGCGTGGTCGACCCGGAAGCGCCGAACATCGCCGCGAAGATCATGGTGGCCGCGACGATCATGGCGATCCAGGTGACCATCGCGTGGTTCGGCTACCGGACCATCGCCGCGTTCGAGCGATGGACAGTCCCGCCGACATTGGCAGTGTTGATCCTGATGTCGATCGTCGCGTGGTTCCACCTGGACATCGACTGGTCCTACGCGGGGGCGGCCGGTCAGGTGCTGCAGGGCGGGGAGCGTGTCGCAGCCATGTCGGCCGTGATGACTGTGATCGGAATTGGTTGGGGCATCACGTGGTTCACCTATGCCGCTGACTATTCGCGGTTTGTCAGCACCACGGTGCCGAGGCGCAACCTGTACTTGGCCAGCGCCCTGGGCCAGTTCATCCCGGTGGTCTGGCTGGGAGTCCTCGGGGCGAGTCTGGCAACGACCAACGGGTCAGTCGATCCCGGCCGGCTGATCGTGGACAACTACGGTGCGTTGGCATTGCCAGTGCTGTTCTTGGTGATCCACGGGCCGATAGCGACCAACATCCTCAACATCTACACGTTCTCCGTCGCTACGCAGGCCCTCGACGTCAAGGTGCACCGCCGCAAGCTCAATCTGTTCGTCGGGGTGTTCGCGCTGGCGGCGGTCATATTCTTCATCTTCCAGTCCAGCCTGGCCACGGTCCTGAGCACGTGGCTCGGTGCGATCGTCGCGTGGATTGCGAGCTGGGCCGGCATCATGCTGGTGCATTACTTCGTCATCGCGAACAGGCAGCTCGACGCGCAGCGATTGTTCGATCCGATCGGATCGCGCCGCCTGCCAGACGTGAACTGGGCCACGATGGTGTGCTTCGCGGCCGGAATCGCAGCCACCTGGATGTTCATGTACGGGCCGGCGGAAGTCATGCAGGGGTTCGGATCCCGCGCCCTTGGCGGGCTCGACCTGTCCTGGCTGGCCGGCGGTGTCGTCGCGGCGGCCGCCTACGCGGCGCTCGGCCCGATGGCGTACAGGAGCTACCGGGCCGTTCCCCGTTGA
- a CDS encoding polysaccharide deacetylase family protein: MTAPTPHGRDDLAWPQGYRAAAAFTFDVDAESCVLAHDPRSAARMSLMSHQAYGPRVGVPRLLRLLERQDVRATFFIPGFTAECYPSTVKSIIDGGHEVGHHGYLHEPMQGIAAETEAGYLDRGLDALERVAGLRPVGYRAPWWETNWHTPGLLAQRGFRYDSSLLDGDKPYRFAVEPGSAQTLIEIPVDWALDDWEQYAFYPGVTGSGVIESPAKVLEMWTLEAQAHHREGGCFVLTNHPFISGRPSKAAALEQLIETVKAMDGMWVTTLAEIAAHAERTCTETVVHTRFDVPAFPDVQIRRTPAY, translated from the coding sequence ATGACAGCACCGACCCCTCACGGTCGCGACGACCTGGCCTGGCCGCAGGGCTACCGGGCAGCGGCCGCCTTTACTTTCGATGTCGACGCGGAATCATGTGTACTGGCACATGATCCGCGCTCGGCCGCGCGGATGTCACTGATGAGCCATCAGGCCTACGGTCCCCGCGTCGGGGTACCCCGGTTGCTGCGCCTGCTCGAACGCCAGGACGTCCGCGCCACGTTCTTCATCCCCGGTTTCACGGCAGAGTGCTACCCGAGCACGGTCAAGTCCATCATCGACGGTGGGCACGAGGTCGGGCACCATGGCTACCTTCACGAACCGATGCAAGGGATAGCCGCCGAAACCGAGGCGGGCTACCTCGACCGCGGGCTGGATGCCCTTGAACGCGTCGCCGGACTCCGTCCGGTCGGGTACCGCGCGCCATGGTGGGAGACCAACTGGCACACGCCGGGGCTGCTGGCGCAGCGCGGGTTTCGCTACGATTCCAGCCTGCTCGATGGAGACAAGCCCTACCGTTTTGCCGTCGAACCCGGTAGTGCGCAGACCTTGATCGAAATTCCGGTGGATTGGGCTCTCGACGACTGGGAGCAGTACGCGTTCTATCCCGGAGTGACCGGAAGCGGGGTCATCGAAAGTCCCGCGAAGGTACTCGAGATGTGGACGCTGGAAGCGCAGGCGCACCACCGCGAAGGTGGCTGCTTCGTGCTCACCAACCATCCGTTCATTTCCGGTCGCCCGTCGAAAGCCGCTGCGCTGGAACAATTGATCGAGACTGTCAAGGCGATGGACGGCATGTGGGTGACCACCCTGGCCGAGATCGCCGCCCACGCCGAACGGACGTGCACGGAAACGGTCGTGCACACCAGGTTCGACGTTCCGGCCTTTCCCGATGTGCAGATCCGACGGACGCCGGCGTACTGA
- a CDS encoding CaiB/BaiF CoA transferase family protein, with product MPGVLEGIRVLDYGRFIAAPWCSAILADMGADVLRVEKREGGEDRWVQAVTAGGEGGTFLQCNRNKRSLTLDSTTREGAEITRRLVARSDIVIANMPAAAMRASGLDYDTLKAIKPDIILASATAYGEGGPYSAKIGFDGAGQVMSGAVYRQGLPDQPIRTVVPYADFGTALTLAIGVMMALYHRDRTGQGQHVEAALLPTALMLSNAFLIERELLHTDKPRMGNKGASVAPCDLYRTADDQWVLLQVAGQPMFKRWCRLVGREDLFDDPRFADDDSRWANGDILNDIMAQWCADKTKAELLDLLDNAKMPAAPLHSTQDVLDDPHVRAMGYLQRVPFPGASRDVPIIETPFRMSATPGTIRHRAPLLGEHTDDVLAEIGYGSDEITRLRADAIV from the coding sequence ATGCCAGGCGTTCTCGAAGGGATTCGGGTGCTCGACTACGGTCGCTTCATCGCGGCACCGTGGTGCAGCGCGATCCTCGCCGACATGGGTGCCGACGTGCTGCGGGTCGAGAAGCGCGAAGGGGGAGAGGATCGCTGGGTCCAGGCCGTCACAGCGGGCGGTGAGGGAGGCACGTTCCTGCAGTGCAACCGCAATAAGCGCTCACTCACCCTGGATTCCACGACACGCGAAGGTGCGGAGATCACTCGGCGGCTGGTCGCCCGCTCCGACATCGTGATCGCCAACATGCCTGCCGCGGCGATGCGGGCCAGCGGTCTGGATTACGACACGCTCAAGGCGATCAAACCGGACATCATCCTGGCCAGCGCCACGGCATACGGCGAAGGCGGGCCGTACAGCGCCAAGATCGGGTTCGACGGTGCGGGACAGGTCATGTCGGGCGCGGTGTATCGGCAGGGCCTGCCCGACCAGCCGATCCGAACCGTGGTGCCCTACGCCGACTTCGGCACGGCGCTCACGCTTGCGATCGGGGTGATGATGGCGCTCTACCACCGCGACCGGACGGGCCAGGGACAGCACGTGGAGGCGGCGCTGCTGCCGACGGCGTTGATGTTGTCGAACGCATTCCTGATCGAGCGCGAACTGCTGCACACCGACAAGCCCAGGATGGGCAACAAGGGCGCCTCGGTCGCGCCATGTGACCTGTATCGCACTGCTGACGATCAATGGGTGCTGCTGCAGGTGGCAGGCCAGCCCATGTTCAAACGCTGGTGCCGGCTGGTCGGGCGTGAAGACCTTTTCGACGATCCGCGCTTCGCCGACGACGACAGCCGCTGGGCCAATGGGGACATCCTCAACGACATCATGGCGCAGTGGTGTGCCGACAAGACCAAGGCTGAGCTGCTGGATTTGCTGGACAATGCGAAAATGCCCGCCGCTCCTCTGCATTCCACGCAGGATGTGCTCGATGATCCGCATGTGCGGGCCATGGGTTATCTGCAGCGGGTGCCGTTCCCCGGGGCATCACGTGACGTGCCGATCATCGAGACGCCGTTCCGGATGTCGGCGACGCCGGGCACAATCCGGCACAGGGCGCCGCTGCTCGGTGAGCACACCGACGACGTCCTCGCCGAGATCGGTTACGGCAGTGACGAGATCACGCGGCTGCGTGCGGATGCCATTGTCTGA